A part of Antechinus flavipes isolate AdamAnt ecotype Samford, QLD, Australia chromosome 6, AdamAnt_v2, whole genome shotgun sequence genomic DNA contains:
- the MUC5AC gene encoding mucin-5AC isoform X8, producing the protein MGAGSWGQALPLWALLLLASSSRQQQQPGHDTPRVLYNLPGALQKQDSFSGSPLRVSMPVMTTISPIKTYSPSHNGQVCSTWGDFHYKTFDGDIFHFPGLCNYVFSSHCKSPYEDFNIQIRRSPGPNATTTVSRVTLKLEGTVLEMSPGAILVNGKPAQLPFSQAGILVEKSSTYVRVVAKLGLVFLWNQDDGLLLELDAKYANQTCGLCGDFNGVPTYNEFFSNNIRLTAAQYGNMQKMDGPTEQCQDPLPAAPHNCTDPFDICETVLLSAPFFACHALVDVDSYVEACRQDACRCDEGQRAACICGTVAEYSRQCAHAGGLPANWRGPKLCPKTCPWNMQYRECGSPCVDTCSNHEQSPLCEEHCVDGCFCPPGTVFDDISGQGCVPVNQCFCTYKGQPYAPGAFYSTECTNCTCSGGQWSCQDLPCPGTCSVTGGSHFSTFDEKHYTVHGDCNYVLVKPCDDKAFTVLTELRKCGLTDSETCLKSVSLSVGQTVIVIKSTGEVFVNRIYTQLPVSAGNATLFRPSSSFIIAQTNLGLQLTIQLSPIMQVFVRLEPSLQGLTCGLCGNFNNIQADDFRTMSGVVEGTAAAFVNTYKTQADCPNVKNHFEDPCTLSVENEKYAQHWCGLLTDPQGPFALCHAVVSPALYHRNCMFDTCNCEKSEDCLCAALSSYVQACAAQGVLLSGWRAGVCTKSMSCPKSLTYHYHITTCQPTCRSLSEPDVTCGIKFVPVDGCACQEGTFMDDTGKCVPLASCPCYYQGSALPNGESVHDNGAICTCTQGRLNCIGGQVPKPACTAPMVYFDCRNASAGATGAECQKSCHTLDMACYNSQCVSGCVCPDGLVSDGEGGCIHKDQCPCVHNEANYQPGETIQVECNTCTCKNRMWECTKEPCLGTCAVYGDGHYITFDGQRYSFSGNCEYTLVQDHCGKNSSGKGTFRVITENIPCGTTGTTCSKAIKIFLGSYELKLSEGKVEAMEKEGAKGEPPYSIRQMGIYLIVDTNAGLVLLWDKKTSIFIQLSQDFKGKVCGLCGNYDGNTVNDFTTRSLSVVGDVQEFGNSWKLSPTCPDAVPVRDPCTANPYRKAWAQKQCSIINSAVFAACHPHVEPTKYYEACVSDACACDTGGDCECFCTAVAAYAQACNEISVCVSWRTPSICPLFCDYYNPNGSCEWHYQPCGAPCMKTCHNPSGKCSHNVRGLEGCYPKCPPEAPIFDEDKMECVQSCAPCYIRGRYYPPGSPVPSDQNCHSCSCTEAGIKCTYDSKACVCTYEGRSFHPGEIIYHTTDGTGGCITATCSANGTIVGKVYDCDFTTPAPSTTFSFSHTTLGRHSTCQGHKVTSVPPVTSLATEHFTTPLPMTGPTVTVTKSETTECVKEVCTWSPWLDVSHPGTGANSGDFDTLENIRAEGYRVCSSPRGVECRAAEFPAVPWQELNQTVECSTTQGLICHNKDQASGKCENYQIRILCCTSQSCEPSTVRAPTTEPHSQSTVTPATSTSSPSTIPEPESHSTKTTVSPTTKEKETTESHSPSPKTLENSSHSPKVTSVEVRTVPVTNPCLQEVCEWTAWIDGSYPSPDINGGDFDTFKHLRSEGYKFCDVPTEVECRAKSFPNTPLEELEQNVTCSKTEGLVCLNKDQLPPICYNYEIRIKCCWKENVCGPKERTTSRTYTTQTPKSHGVTKITTEQKPTVKPTCQPQCSWTKWFDVDFPSSEPSGGDEETYNNIMARGEKICHKPEYITELECRSESHPGVSINETGQVVECNPDYGLICRNQDQKGKFKMCLNYEIRVLCCEPMDNCPITSPTTPTTTSVTTKPSPETTSHSVPITATSPPTSPQTPTTSVTTSPTTPTTTSVTTKPSPETTSHSVPTTTTSPPSSPQTPTTSVTTSPTTPTTTSVTTKPSPETTSHSVPTTTTSPPTSPQTPTTSVTTSPTTPTTTSVTTQPSPETTTHSVPTTTTSPPSSPQTPTTSVTTSPTTPTTTSVTTKPSPETTSHSVPTTTTSPPSSPQTPTTSISTTPTTTPSTSTHPPTPSCQPQCSWTKWFDVDFPSSGPNGGDEETYNNIMARGEKICHKPEYITELECRSESHPGVSINETGQVVECNLDYGLICRNQDQKGKFKMCFNYEIRVLCCEPVNCLITTTTSPTTPTTTSVTTKPSPETTSHSVSTTTTSTPSSPQTPTTSVSTTPTTTPSTSTHPSTPSCQPQCSWTKWFDVDFPSSGPNGGDEETYNNIMARGEQICHKPEYITELECRSESHPEVSINETGQVVECNPDYGLICRNQDQKGKFKMCFNYEIRVLCCEPVNCPITTTTSPTTPTTTSVTTKPSPETTSHSVSTTTTSTPSSPQTPTTSVSTTPTTTPSTSTHPSTPSCQPQCSWTKWFDVDFPSSGPNGGDEETYNNIMARGEKICHKPEYITELECRSESHPEVSINETGQVVECNPDYGLICRNQDQKGKFKMCFNYEIRVLCCEPVNCPITTTTSPTTPITTSVTTKSSPETTSHSVPTTTTSTPSSPQTPTTSVSTTPTTTPSTSTHPSTPSCQPQCSWTKWFDVDFPSSGPNGGDEETYNNIMARGEKICHKPEYITELECRSESHPGVSINETGQVVECNPDYGLICRNQDQKGKFKMCFNYEIRVLCCEPVNCPITTTTSPTTPTTTSVTTKSSPETTSHSVPTTTTSTPSSPQTPTTSVSTTPTTTPSTSTHPSTPSCQPQCSWTKWFDVDFPSSGPNGGDEETYNNIMARGEKICHKPEYITELECRSESHPEVSINETGQVVECNPDYGLICRNQDQKGKFKICFNYEIRVLCCEPMDNCPSTMPSSSLSPTISMKTSATTFLPSSKIPPFHVSTTFSTLSPHSSSSCYCFLSGKVYPAGTVIYNQTDNAGYCYSAICNRDCSVERIAESCPTIAPAPSPSTSASTTTAIDTSATTPRLPSASSSRPPVTTGKSSGCLNAEPPRKKGETWFMHKCKKATCEGDDVITLTPVSCPPVKELSCANGYPPVKVYDDADHCCYHYECQCVCSGWGDPHYITFDGIYYTFLDNCTYVLVQQIHPVYDHFRVLIDNYFCDAQDGLSCPRSITVEYKDNRIVLIRTLVRGMMENEIIFNNRTVSAGFKKDGIVISTLGIKMFVTIPEIGVQVMFSGMLFSVEVPFTKFANNTEGQCGTCTNDKRDECRLPDGKMASSCSAMSGSWKYHVPGQPYCAGPPPTPPVPSPTTSKPCPPSLLCMLIMSEVFEACHHVIPPEPYFEGCVYDQCRVPDGLVWCSSLELYASLCAAEGVCIDWRGETQGQCALTCPAGQVYQACGPIYPPTCQSPQGSINSSLTLPGNIGVLTEGCFCPTGTTMFSFDSEVCVPATPSECHSWCTGPNGEPVKPGATVPSGLCETCSCVRDDNPESKKSVIHCQPIVCDTHCPMGFKYQEEPGRCCGKCVQVACVVHTNGSAVHLVKPGQTWSSPEDKCVQYECEKVNGQLILVTAKKACPPVLCSPDQVRKSEDGCCLVCPPPPQVYPCAVGRHTQVIRKGSCSSPTPVEVTYCQGNCGDTMSIYSFESNALEHRCRCCRELSTSQRNVTLTCPDGSSLAFAFSQVEECGCQRLRCDKPDGGSGEGEESGESEEEPARSQETGAAPAAQRPR; encoded by the exons ATGGGTGCCGGCAGCTGGGGGCAAGCCCTGCCCCTCTGGGCCCTTCTCCTGCTCGCCTCCTCCtccaggcagcagcagcagccag GGCATGACACTCCTCGAGTTCTGTACAACCTCCCCGGCGCCCTGCAGAAGCAGGACT CCTTCTCCGGCAGCCCGCTCCGAGTCTCCATGCCGGTGATGACCACCATCTCACCCATCAAGA CCTACAGCCCCTCCCACAATGGCCAAGTCTGCAGCACCTGGGGGGACTTCCACTACAAGACCTTCGATGGCGACATCTTCCACTTTCCCGGCCTCTGCAACTATGTCTTCTCCTCCCACTGCAAGTCGCCCTACGAGGACTTCAACATCCAAATCCGGCGCTCCCCGGGGCCCAACGCCACCACGACCGTGAGCCGCGTCACCCTCAAGCTGGAGGGGACCGTGCTGGAAATGAGCCCGGGCGCCATCTTGGTCAATGGCAAACC GGCCCAGCTGCCCTTCAGCCAGGCGGGCATCCTGGTCGAGAAGAGCAGCACTTATGTGAGGGTCGTGGCCAAGCTGGGCCTCGTGTTCCTGTGGAACCAAGACGATGGGCTCCTG CTGGAACTGGACGCCAAATACGCCAACCAGACCTGTGGCCTCTGCGGAGACTTCAACGGCGTCCCCACCTATAACGAGTTCTTCTCCAACA ACATCAGGCTGACCGCGGCCCAGTACGGGAACATGCAGAAGATGGACGGGCCCACGGAGCAGTGCCAGGACCCCCTGCCGGCCGCCCCGCACAACTGCACGGACCCCTTT GACATCTGCGAGACCGTCCTCCTCAGCGCCCCCTTCTTCGCCTGCCACGCCCTGGTGGACGTGGACAGCTACGTGGAGGCTTGCCGCCAGGACGCGTGCCGCTGCGACGAGGGCCAGCGGGCCGCCTGCATCTGCGGCACTGTGGCGGAGTACTCGCGGCAGTGTGCCCATGCTGGGGGGCTGCCCGCCAACTGGAGGGGCCCCAAGCTGTGCC CCAAGACCTGCCCCTGGAACATGCAGTACCGAGAGTGCGGCTCCCCCTGCGTGGACACGTGCTCCAACCACGAGCAGTCCCCGCTCTGTGAAGAACACTGTGTGGACGGCTGCTTCTGCCCTCCAG GAACGGTCTTCGACGACATCAGCGGCCAAGGCTGTGTCCCGGTGAATCAGTGCTTCTGTACGTACAAAGGACAGCCCTACGCCCCCGGAGCCTTCTACTCCACCGAATGCACCAACTG CACCTGCTCTGGAGGCCAGTGGAGCTGCCAGGATCTCCCCTGCCCCGGCACCTGCTCTGTGACCGGCGGCTCCCACTTCTCTACCTTTGATGAGAAGCATTACACAGTCCACGGGGACTGCAACTATGTCCTGGTCAAG CCCTGTGATGACAAGGCCTTCACCGTGCTGACGGAGCTCCGCAAGTGTGGGCTGACTGACAGCGAGACCTGCCTCAAGAGTGTGTCCCTCAGCGTTGGGCAGACG GTGATTGTGATCAAGTCCACCGGGGAGGTGTTTGTGAACCGGATTTACACTCAGCTGCCTGTCTCAGCAG GAAATGCTACCCTCTTCAGACCTTCGTCCTCCTTCATCATCGCTCAGACCAACCTGGGCCTCCAGCTGACCATCCAGCTCAGCCCCATCATGCAAGTCTTTGTGAGACTGGAGCCGTCCCTGCAGGGGCTGACCTGCG GTCTCTGTGGGAACTTCAACAACATTCAGGCCGACGACTTCAGGACCATGAGCGGGGTGGTGGAGGGCACGGCCGCTGCCTTTGTCAACACCTACAAGACACAAGCTGACTGTCCCAACGTCAAGAATCACTTTGAGGACCCGTGCACGCTCAGTGTGGAGAATG AGAAATATGCCCAGCATTGGTGCGGCCTGCTCACCGACCCACAAGGACCCTTTGCCCTGTGTCACGCGGTGGTCAGCCCGGCCCTTTACCATCGG AACTGCATGTTTGACACTTGCAACTGTGAGAAGAGCGAGGACTGTCTGTGTGCGGCGCTATCCTCCTATGTGCAAGCCTGTGCTGCCCAGGGAGTGCTTCTGAGCGGCTGGAGGGCCGGTGTCTGCA CCAAGTCCATGTCATGCCCCAAGTCCCTGACGTACCACTACCACATCACCACGTGCCAGCCTACCTGCCGCTCACTCAGTGAGCCCGATGTCACCTGCGGTATCAAGTTCGTCCCCGTGGATGGCTGCGCCTGCCAGGAAGGCACCTTCATGGATGACACTGGCAAATGTGTGCCTTTGGCCAGCTGCCCATGCTACTACCAAGGGTCTGCCCTTCCAAATGGCGAGTCTGTGCATGACAACGGGGCCATCTG CACCTGTACCCAGGGCAGACTGAACTGCATTGGAGGCCAGGTCCCGAAGCCAG cCTGTACCGCCCCCATGGTCTACTTTGACTGCAGAAATGCCTCAGCAGGAGCGACTGGAGCGGAGTGTCAAAAAAGCTGTCACACTCTGGACATGGCCTGT TATAACAGCCAGTGCGTCTCCGGTTGCGTGTGCCCGGATGGGTTGGTGTCTGATGGAGAAGGAGGCTGCATCCACAAGGATCAGTGCCCTTGTGTCCACAACGAGGCTAACTACCAGCCAGGCGAGACCATTCAGGTGGAGTGCAATACCTG CACCTGCAAGAATCGAATGTGGGAGTGTACGAAGGAGCCCTGCCTGGGCACGTGTGCCGTGTATGGGGATGGCCACTACATCACCTTTGATGGCCAGCGCTATAGCTTCAGTGGGAATTGCGAGTATACACTGGTCCAG GACCACTGTGGGAAGAATAGCAGTGGCAAGGGGACTTTCCGAGTCATCACTGAGAACATCCCCTGTGGGACCACAGGCACCACTTGCTCCAAGGCCATCAAGATCTTCTTGGGG AGCTATGAGCTAAAACTCAGTGAAGGGAAGGTGGAAGCGATGGAGAAGGAGGGTGCCAAGGGGGAGCCGCCTTACAGCATCCGTCAGATGGGCATCTACCTGATTGTGGACACCAATGCTGGGCTGGTCCTGCTGTGGGACAAGAAGACCAGCATCTTTATTCAACTCAGCCAAGACTTCAAG GGCAAGGTCTGCGGTCTCTGCGGGAATTATGACGGCAACACCGTCAACGACTTCACCACCAGGAGCCTGTCCGTGGTAGGCGATGTGCAGGAGTTCGGCAACAGCTGGAAGCTCTCCCCCACCTGCCCGGATGCCGTTCCCGTCAGGGACCCCTGCACCGCCAACCCTTACCGCAAAGCCTGGGCCCAGAAGCAGTGCAGCATCATCAACAGCGCCGTCTTCGCAGCCTGCCATCCCCAC GTTGAACCCACTAAGTACTATGAGGCTTGTGTGTCGGACGCCTGCGCCTGCGACACAGGGGGAGACTGCGAGTGCTTCTGCACGGCCGTGGCCGCCTACGCTCAAGCCTGCAACGAGATCAGCGTCTGTGTCTCCTGGAGGACCCCCAGCATCTGCC CTCTGTTCTGCGACTACTACAATCCCAATGGCTCCTGTGAGTGGCACTACCAGCCCTGCGGTGCCCCCTGCATGAAGACCTGCCACAATCCAAGTGGGAAGTGCTCCCATAACGTCCGAGGACTGGAAG GCTGCTACCCCAAGTGCCCTCCAGAGGCGCCCATCTTCGATGAGGATAAGATGGAGTGTGTCCAGAGCTGCGCTCCGTGCTATATCCGAGGAAGATACTACCCGCCGGGCTCCCCAGTGCCCTCGGACCAGAACTGCCACTCATG ctCCTGCACCGAGGCAGGCATCAAGTGCACTTATGACTCAAAGG CATGTGTCTGCACTTACGAAGGGCGGAGTTTCCATCCTGGGGAGATCATTTACCACACCACAGATGGCACCGGGGGCTGCATTACTGCCACCTGCAGCGCCAATGGCACTATAGTGGGCAAGGTGTATGACTGTGACTTCACCACCCCAGCCCCCTCAAccaccttttccttctctcacaCCACATTAG GTCGTCATTCTACATGCCAAGGACACAAAGTTACATCAGTCCCACCTGTGACTTCATTGGCTACAGAACATTTCACGACTCCCTTGCCTATGACAGGCCCAACTGTAACTGTAACGAAATCGGAAACCACGGAGTGTGTTAAAGAGGTTTGCACTTGGTCTCCTTGGTTGGATGTCAGCCACCCGGGAACAGGGGCCAACAGTGGAGATTTTGATACCCTGGAGAACATCAGAGCAGAGGGCTATCGAGTTTGCAGCTCTCCAAGAGGGGTAGAATGCAGGGCTGCAGAGTTCCCCGCTGTGCCGTGGCAGGAGCTCAACCAAACCGTGGAGTGTAGCACAACACAGGGACTGATCTGTCACAATAAGGATCAGGCATCTGGAAAATGTGAAAACTACCAGATCAGAATTTTATGCTGCACTTCTCAGTCATGTGAGCCCAGCACTGTCAGGGCTCCCACGACAGAACCACACTCCCAAAGCACAGTTACTCCTGCCACCTCAACATCAAGCCCATCCACGATACCAGAACCAGAGAGTCACTCGACCAAAACCACAGTCTCTCCGACAACAAAGGAAAAGGAGACAACAGAAAGTCACTCTCCTTCCCCAAAGACACTCGAAAACAGCAGTCACTCTCCTAAGGTGACATCAGTGGAGGTGAGAACAGTGCCAGTGACAAACCCATGCCTTCAAGAAGTCTGTGAATGGACAGCCTGGATAGATGGGAGTTATCCTAGCCCGGATATAAATGGGGGAGATTTTGACACCTTTAAACATTTAAGATCGGAAGGATACAAGTTTTGTGATGTCCCTACAGAAGTGGAGTGTAGAGCTAAAAGCTTCCCGAACACACCTTTGGAAGAGCTGGAGCAGAATGTGACTTGTAGCAAGACAGAAGGGCTGGTGTGTCTGAACAAAGATCAGCTCCCACCCATATGCTACAACTATGAGATCCGGATAAAGTGCTGTTGGAAGGAAAATGTCTGTGGTCCAAAAGAGCGGACCACGTCAAGGACATACACTACACAGACACCAAAATCACATGGAGTGACCAAAATAACCACAGAACAGAAGCCCACAGTGAAACCAACCTGTCAGCCACAGTGCTCCTGGACCAAGTGGTTTGATGTGGACTTCCCATCATCAGAACCCAGTGGTGGAGATGAGGAAACCTACAACAATATCATGGCAAGAGGGGAGAAAATCTGTCACAAGCCTGAATATATCACAGAGCTTGAATGTCGTTCAGAGTCTCACCCTGGGGTTAGCATTAATGAGACAGGTCAGGTGGTCGAGTGTAACCCTGACTATGGGCTCATCTGCAGGAACCAAGATCAGAAGGGGAAATTCAAGATGTGTCTTAACTATGAGATCCGTGTCCTCTGTTGCGAACCCATGGACAACTGTCCCATTACATCTCCAACCACTCCCACTACCACATCGGTTACAACAAAGCCAAGTCCTGAGACAACCTCCCATTCTGTACCCATCACAGCCACTTCACCTCCAACTTCACCCCAAACTCCAACAACCTCAGTTACTACATCTCCAACCACTCCCACGACCACATCGGTCACTACAAAGCCAAGTCCTGAGACCACCTCCCATTCTGTGCCCACTACAACCACTTCACCTCCATCTTCACCCCAAACTCCAACGACCTCGGTTACTACATCTCCAACCACTCCCACGACCACATCGGTTACAACAAAGCCAAGTCCTGAGACCACCTCCCATTCTGTGCCCACTACAACCACTTCACCTCCAACTTCACCCCAAACTCCAACGACCTCGGTTACTACATCTCCAACCACTCCCACGACCACATCGGTCACTACACAGCCAAGTCCTGAGACCACCACCCATTCTGTGCCCACTACAACCACTTCACCTCCATCTTCACCCCAAACTCCAACGACCTCGGTTACTACATCTCCAACCACTCCCACAACCACATCGGTTACAACAAAGCCAAGTCCTGAGACCACCTCCCATTCTGTGCCCACCACAACCACTTCACCTCCATCTTCACCCCAAACTCCAACGACTTCAATTTCCACAACACCAACCACAACTCCTAGCACATCTACCCACCCACCTACCCCCAGCTGTCAGCCACAGTGCTCGTGGACCAAGTGGTTTGATGTGGACTTCCCATCATCTGGACCCAATGGTGGAGATGAGGAAACCTACAACAACATCATGGCAAGAGGAGAGAAAATCTGTCATAAGCCTGAATATATCACAGAGCTTGAATGTCGTTCAGAGTCTCACCCTGGGGTTAGCATTAATGAGACAGGTCAG GTGGTCGAGTGTAACCTGGACTACGGACTCATCTGCAGGAACCAAGATCAGAAGGGGAAATTCAAGATGTGTTTCAACTATGAGATCCGTGTCCTCTGTTGTGAACCCGTGAACTGCCTCATCACCACTACTACATCTCCAACCACTCCCACGACCACATCGGTCACTACAAAGCCAAGTCCCGAGACAACTTCCCATTCTGTGTCCACCACAACCACCTCAACTCCATCATCACCCCAAACTCCAACGACTTCGGTTTCCACAACACCAACCACAACTCCTAGCACATCTACCCACCCATCTACCCCCAGCTGTCAGCCACAGTGCTCATGGACCAAGTGGTTTGATGTGGACTTCCCATCATCTGGACCCAATGGTGGAGATGAGGAAACCTACAACAACATCATGGCAAGAGGAGAGCAAATCTGCCACAAGCCTGAATACATCACAGAGCTTGAATGTCGTTCAGAATCTCACCCTGAGGTTAGCATTAATGAGACAGGTCAGGTGGTCGAGTGTAACCCTGACTATGGGCTCATCTGCAGGAACCAAGATCAGAAGGGGAAATTCAAGATGTGTTTCAACTATGAGATCCGTGTCCTCTGTTGTGAACCCGTGAACTGCCCCATCACCACTACTACATCTCCAACCACTCCCACGACCACATCGGTCACTACAAAGCCAAGTCCCGAGACAACTTCCCATTCTGTGTCCACCACAACCACCTCAACTCCATCATCACCCCAAACTCCAACGACTTCAGTTTCCACAACACCAACCACAACTCCTAGCACATCTACCCACCCATCTACCCCCAGCTGTCAGCCACAGTGCTCGTGGACCAAGTGGTTTGATGTGGACTTCCCATCATCTGGACCCAATGGTGGAGATGAGGAAACCTACAACAACATCATGGCAAGAGGAGAGAAAATCTGCCACAAGCCTGAATACATCACAGAGCTTGAATGTCGTTCAGAATCTCACCCTGAGGTTAGCATTAATGAGACAGGTCAAGTGGTCGAGTGTAACCCTGACTATGGGCTCATCTGCAGGAACCAAGATCAGAAGGGGAAATTCAAGATGTGTTTCAACTATGAGATCCGTGTCCTCTGCTGTGAACCCGTGAACTGCCCCATCACCACTACTACATCTCCAACCACTCCCATAACCACATCGGTCACTACAAAGTCAAGTCCTGAGACCACCTCCCATTCTGTGCCCACCACAACCACCTCAACTCCATCATCACCCCAAACTCCAACAACTTCGGTTTCCACAACACCAACCACAACTCCTAGCACATCTACCCACCCATCTACCCCCAGCTGTCAGCCACAGTGCTCGTGGACCAAGTGGTTTGATGTGGACTTCCCATCATCTGGACCCAATGGTGGAGATGAGGAAACCTACAACAACATCATGGCAAGAGGAGAGAAAATCTGTCACAAGCCTGAATATATCACAGAGCTTGAATGTCGTTCAGAGTCTCACCCTGGGGTTAGCATTAATGAAACAGGTCAGGTGGTCGAGTGTAACCCTGACTATGGGCTCATCTGCAGGAACCAAGATCAGAAGGGGAAATTCAAGATGTGTTTCAACTATGAGATCCGTGTCCTCTGCTGTGAACCCGTGAACTGCCCCATCACCACTACTACATCTCCAACCACTCCCACAACCACATCGGTCACTACAAAGTCAAGTCCTGAGACCACCTCCCATTCTGTGCCCACCACAACCACCTCAACTCCATCATCACCCCAAACTCCAACGACTTCAGTTTCCACAACACCAACCACAACTCCTAGCACATCTACCCACCCATCTACCCCCAGCTGTCAGCCACAGTGCTCGTGGACCAAGTGGTTTGATGTGGACTTCCCATCATCTGGACCCAATGGTGGAGATGAGGAAACCTACAACAACATCATGGCAAGAGGAGAGAAAATCTGCCACAAGCCTGAATACATCACAGAGCTTGAATGTCGTTCAGAATCTCACCCTGAGGTTAGCATTAATGAGACAG GTCAGGTGGTCGAGTGTAACCCTGACTATGGGCTCATCTGCAGGAATCAGGATCAGAAGGGAAAATTCAAGATCTGTTTCAACTATGAGATCCGTGTCCTCTGCTGTGAACCCATGGACAACTGTCCTTCCACAATGCCCAGTTCAAGTTTGTCACCAACCATTTCCATGAAAACATCAGCCACTACTTTTCTTCCATCTAGCAAGATCCCACCATTCCATGTTTCTACAACCTTCAGCACCTTGTCTCCACATTCAAGTTCATCATGTTACTGTTTCTTGTCTGGAAAAGTCTATCCAGCTG GAACTGTCATATACAACCAGACGGACAATGCAGGTTACTGTTACTCTGCCATTTGTAACAGAGACTGCAGTGTGGAGAGGATAGCGGAAAGCTGTCCTACAATAGCTCCCGCTCCCAGCCCATCGACATCAGCATCTACAACCACAGCCATAGACACTTCAGCAACCACCCCCAGATTGCCATCAGCATCTTCATCTCGCCCTCCAGTTACAACAGGAAAATCAAGTGGTTGCCTGAATGCAGAACCGCCCAGAAAA AAAGGAGAGACCTGGTTCATGCACAAGTGCAAGAAAGCCACCTGCGAGGGCGACGATGTGATCACACTAACGCCTGTGAGCTGTCCTCCTGTGAAGGAGCTGTCCTGTGCTAATGGCTACCCTCCTGTGAAGGTCTACGATGATGCTGATCACTGCTGCTACCATTATGAGTGTCAAT GTGTGTGCAGTGGCTGGGGAGATCCTCACTACATCACCTTTGATGGGATCTACTACACATTTTTGGACAACTGCACATATGTACTAGTGCAGCAAATCCACCCCGTCTATGACCACTTCCGGGTCCTCATCGACAACTACTTCTGCGACGCCCAGGATGGCCTGTCCTGCCCTCGGTCCATCACTGTCGAGTACAAAGACAATCGCATTGTGCTTATCCGGACTCTGGTCCGTGGAATGATGGAGAATGAG ATTATTTTCAATAACCGGACTGTCAGCGCAGGGTTCAAGAAAGACGGCATTGTGATCTCCACCCTTGGCATTAAGATGTTTGTCACCATCCCAGAGATCGGCGTCCAGGTCATGTTCAGTGGGATGCTCTTCTCAGTTGAGGTGCCCTTCACCAAGTTTGCCAACAACACGGAAGGGCAGTGTG GGACATGCACCAACGACAAGAGGGACGAGTGCCGCCTGCCTGATGGGAAGATGGCGTCTTCCTGCTCTGCCATGTCTGGTTCCTGGAAGTACCATGTGCCCGGCCAGCCATATTGTGCCGGGCCGCCCCCCACCCCTCCCGTGCCTTCCCCCACAACGTCAAAGCCctgccctccttctcttctctgcatGCTGATCATGAGCGA GGTCTTTGAAGCGTGTCATCATGTCATACCCCCAGAGCCGTACTTCGAGGGCTGTGTGTATGACCAGTGCCGCGTCCCCGACGGCCTGGTGTGGTGCTCCAGCTTGGAGCTCTATGCGTCCCTCTGTGCCGCCGAAGGCGTGTGCATTGACTGGAGAGGCGAGACCCAGGGGCAATGTG CTCTTACGTGCCCTGCTGGCCAAGTGTACCAGGCATGTGGCCCCATCTACCCACCCACCTGCCAAAGTCCTCAGGGAAGCATCAACAGCAGCCTGAC CCTTCCCGGTAACATCGGCGTCCTGACTGAAGGCTGCTTCTGCCCCACGGGCACCACCATGTTCAGCTTCGACTCCGAAGTCTGTGTGCCAGCCACTCCATCCGAGTGCCACT